The following coding sequences lie in one Stenotrophomonas rhizophila genomic window:
- the hisS gene encoding histidine--tRNA ligase, with amino-acid sequence MIKPRTPPGIMELLPREQIAFQRMLDVIRRNYERFGFLPVETPVFELSDVLLTKSGGETERQVYFVQSTGALANAAEAGDKTLPELALRFDLTVPLARYVAEHEHDLTFPFRRYQMQRVYRGERAQRGRFREFYQCDIDVIGKDTLSTRYDAEVLAVIHAVFAELSIGAFSIQLNNRKLLRGFFESLGVADGERQLAVLREVDKLDKRGPDYVRETLVGEGFEIPAEQVERILAFVAVRSSSHADALAQLDALLADPAASETLKVGVAELREVLELVKALGVPETAYCLNFSIARGLDYYTGTVYETTLTDHPQIGSICSGGRYEDLASHYSKSKLPGVGISIGLTRLFWQLREAGLIAGIEDSSVHALVALMDDASLPQSLDIARRLRAGGINAEVQMEPKKIGKQFQYAAKAGIRFVVLAGDDELARGVVAVKDLLREQQFEVSREELASTLQVELEQAKVMP; translated from the coding sequence GTGATCAAGCCCCGTACGCCGCCCGGCATCATGGAATTGCTGCCGCGCGAGCAGATCGCGTTCCAGCGCATGCTGGACGTCATCCGCCGCAACTACGAGCGGTTCGGGTTCCTGCCGGTGGAAACCCCGGTGTTCGAGCTGTCGGACGTGCTGTTGACCAAGTCCGGCGGTGAAACCGAGCGCCAGGTGTACTTCGTGCAGTCCACCGGCGCATTGGCCAACGCGGCCGAAGCCGGCGACAAAACGCTGCCCGAGCTGGCCCTGCGCTTCGACCTGACCGTGCCGCTGGCCCGCTACGTGGCCGAACACGAGCATGACCTGACGTTCCCGTTCCGTCGTTACCAGATGCAGCGCGTGTACCGCGGCGAACGTGCCCAGCGTGGCCGCTTCCGCGAGTTCTACCAGTGCGACATCGACGTGATCGGCAAGGACACCCTGAGCACGCGCTATGACGCCGAAGTCCTGGCGGTGATTCATGCGGTGTTCGCCGAGCTCAGCATCGGCGCCTTCAGCATCCAGCTGAACAACCGCAAGCTGCTGCGCGGCTTTTTTGAAAGCTTGGGCGTGGCCGACGGCGAGCGCCAGCTGGCGGTGCTGCGCGAAGTGGACAAGCTGGACAAGCGCGGCCCCGACTACGTGCGCGAGACGTTGGTAGGCGAAGGCTTTGAGATCCCGGCCGAGCAGGTCGAGCGCATCCTGGCCTTCGTCGCAGTCCGCTCCAGCAGCCACGCCGACGCGTTGGCGCAGCTGGACGCGCTGCTGGCCGATCCGGCCGCCAGCGAGACGCTGAAGGTGGGCGTGGCCGAGCTGCGCGAAGTGCTGGAGCTGGTCAAGGCGCTGGGCGTGCCGGAAACCGCGTACTGCCTGAATTTCTCCATCGCACGCGGCCTGGATTACTACACCGGCACCGTGTACGAAACCACGCTGACCGACCACCCGCAGATCGGCTCGATCTGCTCCGGTGGCCGTTACGAAGACCTGGCCAGCCACTACAGCAAGTCCAAGCTGCCGGGCGTGGGCATTTCCATCGGCCTGACCCGCCTGTTCTGGCAGTTGCGCGAAGCGGGCCTGATCGCCGGAATCGAAGACAGCAGCGTGCACGCGCTGGTGGCATTGATGGACGACGCCAGCCTGCCGCAGTCGCTGGACATCGCCCGCCGCCTGCGCGCCGGTGGCATCAATGCCGAAGTGCAGATGGAGCCGAAGAAGATCGGCAAGCAGTTCCAGTACGCGGCCAAGGCCGGGATCCGTTTCGTGGTGCTGGCCGGTGACGATGAGCTGGCCCGCGGCGTGGTGGCGGTGAAGGACCTGCTGCGCGAGCAGCAGTTCGAAGTCTCGCGCGAGGAACTGGCCAGCACCCTGCAG
- a CDS encoding Crp/Fnr family transcriptional regulator: MTRPHSGTALSAVEDPASPGCSPLRDCLHCSVRHLAVCSALSPDEVLALERVTVSQPVALGATLARSGEPRLHVYTLTAGALRLVRTLPDGRRQISGFVLPGDYLGLSGNDHHRYDIEAIADSRVCRVALPQMKELRARFPHLERKLLQRACQELDAAQDAAMSLARLQPAEKLADFLLRLAAREARLGGNGLRVTLPMGRGDIADHLGLTMETVSRTFTKLRQQGLIALPHLNTVEILDEAALHTLSGE, encoded by the coding sequence ATGACCCGGCCCCACTCCGGTACCGCCCTTTCCGCCGTTGAAGATCCCGCCAGCCCGGGCTGCTCGCCGCTGCGCGACTGCCTGCACTGCTCGGTACGTCATCTGGCCGTGTGCTCGGCGCTGTCGCCGGACGAAGTGCTGGCGCTGGAACGGGTGACCGTGTCGCAGCCGGTGGCGCTGGGCGCCACCCTGGCCCGCAGCGGCGAACCGCGCCTACATGTCTATACCTTGACCGCCGGCGCACTACGCCTGGTGCGGACACTGCCCGACGGCCGCCGCCAGATCAGCGGTTTCGTGCTGCCGGGGGATTACCTGGGCCTGAGCGGCAACGACCATCACCGCTACGACATCGAGGCCATCGCCGACAGCCGCGTCTGCCGGGTGGCGCTGCCGCAGATGAAAGAGCTGCGCGCCCGCTTCCCGCACCTGGAGCGCAAGCTGCTGCAGCGCGCCTGCCAGGAACTGGACGCTGCGCAGGACGCGGCCATGTCGCTGGCCCGCCTGCAGCCGGCGGAAAAGCTCGCCGATTTCCTGCTGCGCCTGGCCGCCCGCGAAGCCCGCCTGGGCGGCAACGGCCTGCGCGTGACCTTGCCCATGGGCCGCGGCGACATCGCCGACCACCTTGGCCTGACCATGGAAACGGTGAGCCGCACGTTCACCAAACTGCGCCAGCAGGGCCTGATCGCCCTGCCCCACCTGAACACCGTCGAGATCCTCGACGAAGCCGCCCTGCACACGCTCTCCGGCGAGTAA
- the thrC gene encoding threonine synthase — protein MNFVSTRHTAPPATLSQAIAAGLAPDGGLYVPAQRPQASAWQPQGSLALDAAAVLAPYFDGDALAPHLPQLCADAFDFPAPLRALSTPGDHVLELFHGPTAAFKDFGARFLAASLARLQRDREQPLTIVVATSGDTGAAVAAAFHGQPGIRVVVLYPDGRVSPRQAHQLGCFGDNIHTLRVAGSFDDCQAMVKQALGDRELQARVPLSSANSISLGRWLPQMSYYAHAALEHHARTGNVLNLVVPTGNLGNAMAALLARAMGLPLGQVALATNANDVLPRFFHGGAYQPATSVATLANAMDVGAPSNFERLRWLYADDDAALRADLHVEAVDDAAIRALIARRWTQAGEVFCPHTATAVAVLEALRADGMPGDWAVAATAHPAKFESVVEPLIGQALDVPPSLSALLQRPAHAQPCAPEYAALREVLLT, from the coding sequence ATGAATTTCGTTTCCACCCGTCACACCGCACCGCCCGCCACGCTCAGCCAGGCCATTGCCGCCGGGCTGGCCCCCGACGGCGGCCTGTATGTTCCCGCGCAGCGCCCGCAGGCGTCAGCGTGGCAGCCGCAGGGCTCGCTGGCGCTGGATGCTGCGGCGGTGCTGGCACCGTACTTCGACGGCGATGCGCTGGCACCGCACCTGCCGCAGCTGTGCGCCGATGCCTTTGATTTCCCCGCGCCGCTGCGCGCATTGAGCACCCCCGGCGACCATGTGCTGGAGCTGTTCCATGGTCCCACCGCGGCGTTCAAGGATTTCGGCGCGCGCTTTCTCGCTGCCAGCCTGGCCCGGTTGCAGCGGGACCGCGAGCAGCCGCTGACCATCGTGGTGGCCACCTCCGGTGATACCGGCGCGGCAGTGGCGGCGGCCTTCCACGGCCAACCGGGCATCCGCGTGGTGGTGCTGTACCCCGATGGGCGCGTGTCGCCCCGCCAGGCGCACCAACTGGGGTGCTTCGGCGACAACATCCACACGCTGCGCGTGGCCGGCTCGTTCGATGACTGCCAGGCGATGGTGAAGCAGGCCTTGGGCGATCGCGAGCTGCAGGCGCGGGTGCCGCTGAGTTCGGCCAACAGCATCAGCCTGGGGCGCTGGTTGCCGCAGATGAGTTACTACGCGCATGCCGCGCTTGAGCACCACGCCCGCACCGGCAACGTGCTCAACCTGGTCGTCCCCACCGGCAACCTGGGCAACGCGATGGCCGCACTGCTGGCCCGGGCGATGGGCCTGCCGCTGGGGCAGGTTGCGCTGGCCACCAACGCCAACGACGTGTTGCCGCGCTTCTTCCACGGCGGCGCGTACCAGCCAGCCACCAGTGTGGCGACGTTGGCCAATGCGATGGACGTGGGCGCGCCGAGCAACTTCGAACGGCTGCGCTGGCTGTATGCCGATGACGATGCCGCGTTGCGCGCGGACCTGCACGTGGAGGCGGTGGATGATGCGGCGATCCGTGCGTTGATCGCGCGGCGCTGGACGCAGGCCGGCGAAGTGTTCTGCCCGCATACCGCCACCGCGGTGGCGGTGCTGGAAGCGTTGCGTGCCGATGGCATGCCGGGCGACTGGGCGGTTGCGGCGACGGCCCACCCCGCCAAGTTCGAATCGGTGGTGGAACCGTTGATCGGCCAGGCGCTGGACGTGCCGCCGTCGCTGTCGGCGCTGCTGCAGCGGCCGGCGCACGCGCAGCCGTGCGCGCCGGAGTACGCGGCGCTGCGCGAGGTCCTGCTCACGTAG
- a CDS encoding homoserine kinase, whose protein sequence is MSRGDDQVARAFSPASVGNAAVGFDILGHAIAGVGDTVTVRRIAAPEVRINAIRGTPFALPLHAPDNTAGAALIALREALALPFGFEVEIDKGIALGSGMGGSAASCVAALVAANALLDAPLSREALYPFALEGEAVASGGRHGDNLGPMLLGGLVLSTAERLVPIPVPDAWHSLLVHPEAVLETRRARAALQGSYALGEFVEQSANLALVLSGCFTADASLVRAGLRDVLVEPRRAGLIGGFHAARDAALAAGAMGASISGAGPSVFAWFERRDAALAAQAAVQQAFADAGFDSQGWISPLNAPGAQLL, encoded by the coding sequence GTGAGTCGTGGTGATGACCAAGTGGCACGCGCGTTCTCGCCGGCGTCGGTGGGCAACGCGGCGGTGGGTTTCGACATCCTGGGGCATGCCATCGCCGGCGTCGGCGACACGGTGACCGTGCGCCGCATCGCGGCGCCGGAGGTGCGCATCAACGCCATCCGCGGCACGCCGTTCGCGCTGCCGCTGCACGCGCCGGACAACACCGCGGGTGCGGCGTTGATCGCGCTGCGCGAGGCGCTGGCCTTGCCGTTCGGATTCGAGGTGGAGATCGACAAGGGCATCGCGTTGGGGTCGGGCATGGGCGGCTCCGCGGCGTCCTGCGTGGCTGCGCTGGTGGCGGCCAATGCGCTGCTGGACGCGCCGCTGTCGCGCGAGGCGCTGTATCCGTTCGCGCTGGAGGGCGAGGCGGTGGCCAGCGGCGGGCGGCACGGCGACAACCTGGGCCCGATGCTGCTGGGCGGGCTGGTGTTGAGCACGGCCGAGCGGCTGGTGCCGATTCCGGTGCCGGACGCCTGGCACAGCCTGCTGGTGCACCCGGAGGCTGTGCTGGAAACCCGCCGCGCACGCGCGGCGCTGCAGGGCAGCTACGCGCTGGGCGAGTTCGTTGAACAGAGCGCCAATCTCGCGCTGGTGCTGAGTGGCTGCTTCACCGCCGATGCGTCGCTGGTGCGTGCCGGCCTGCGCGACGTGCTGGTGGAGCCGCGCCGCGCGGGGCTGATTGGCGGCTTCCATGCCGCACGTGATGCGGCGCTGGCGGCCGGTGCGATGGGCGCCAGCATTTCCGGTGCCGGGCCGAGCGTGTTCGCCTGGTTCGAGCGGCGCGACGCCGCGCTGGCAGCGCAGGCGGCGGTGCAGCAGGCCTTCGCCGATGCCGGGTTCGACAGCCAGGGCTGGATCTCGCCCTTGAACGCGCCGGGCGCGCAACTGCTGTGA
- the thrA gene encoding bifunctional aspartate kinase/homoserine dehydrogenase I → MSSVAVLPAAAEPAAPELRAATSTIVHKFGGTSVADAERYRHVAQLLLAREEAVQVTVVSAMKGVTDALIAVAGLAADNAPHWRDAWHALRARHRGAAVALLGEHAGQTVEWLDARFEHLAEVLGALAVIGELPVEVLDRVQGLGEVYSAQLLGQYLQSLGEACAVLDARDVLVVDRGELGVDVDWVQSAQRLARWREANPSPRVVATGFVARDRRDRITTLGRNGSDYSGAIFAALFNADELHIWTDVDGVLSADPRVVPEAVQLDALSYDEACELAYFGAKVVHPQTMSPAIERGLPIIIRNTFNPLHPGTRITAERTVAGPIKGLTLSPDLAVLNLEGTGLIGVPGTAERVFASLRNAHVSVVMISQGSSEHSICCVVKQAEAVRARDALLQAFAHELNLGQVQRVQLTDNVSVLAAVGDGMAGQPGVAARLFESLGRAQVNILAIAQGSSERNISVAVDSRHATKALRAAHAGFWLSPQTFSVGVIGPGNVGAALLDQLQAAQSQLLGRANVDLRLRAVASRSRMVLDQRGLHGDWRSALTASSEATDLEAFTEHLLSAHLPHALVIDCSGSAEVADRYAGWLAAGIHVVTPNKQAGAGPLPRYQAIREAAAASGARFRYEATVGAGLPVITTLRDLVDTGDEVLAIDGIFSGTLAWLFNKYDGQVPFSQLVAQARGMGYTEPDPRDDLSGVDVARKLVILAREAGRDLSLEQVQVESLVPEALRQAGVEEFMAGLDAVDAVFAERLAAAHARGAVLRYVARLSPDGAQVGLVELPGGHAFANLRLTDNVVQFTTRRYCDNPLVVQGPGAGPEVTAAGVFADVLRVAVGEGARL, encoded by the coding sequence ATGTCATCCGTCGCCGTCCTGCCTGCTGCCGCTGAACCCGCTGCCCCCGAACTGCGGGCCGCCACCTCCACGATCGTGCATAAATTCGGCGGCACTTCGGTGGCCGATGCCGAGCGCTACCGCCATGTCGCCCAGCTGCTGCTGGCGCGCGAGGAAGCGGTGCAGGTCACCGTGGTGTCGGCCATGAAGGGCGTCACCGATGCGCTGATCGCGGTGGCCGGCCTGGCCGCCGACAATGCGCCGCACTGGCGCGACGCGTGGCATGCGCTGCGTGCGCGTCATCGCGGGGCCGCAGTGGCATTGCTGGGCGAACACGCCGGCCAGACGGTGGAGTGGCTTGATGCCCGGTTCGAGCACCTCGCCGAGGTTCTCGGCGCGTTGGCGGTGATTGGCGAGTTGCCGGTGGAAGTGCTCGACCGGGTGCAGGGGCTGGGCGAGGTGTACTCGGCGCAGCTGCTGGGGCAGTACCTGCAGAGCCTGGGCGAAGCGTGCGCGGTGCTGGACGCACGGGATGTGCTGGTGGTGGATCGCGGCGAGCTGGGGGTGGACGTGGACTGGGTGCAGAGCGCACAGCGCCTGGCGCGCTGGCGTGAGGCGAACCCATCGCCGCGCGTGGTCGCCACCGGTTTCGTGGCCCGCGACCGCCGCGACCGCATCACCACCCTGGGGCGCAACGGCAGCGACTATTCCGGCGCGATCTTCGCGGCGCTGTTCAATGCCGATGAACTGCACATCTGGACCGATGTCGACGGCGTGCTGTCGGCCGACCCGCGCGTGGTGCCGGAAGCCGTGCAGCTGGACGCACTCAGCTACGACGAGGCCTGCGAGCTGGCGTACTTCGGCGCGAAGGTGGTGCACCCGCAGACGATGTCGCCGGCGATCGAGCGCGGGCTTCCGATCATCATCCGCAACACCTTCAACCCCCTTCACCCGGGCACGCGCATCACCGCCGAACGGACCGTTGCCGGGCCGATCAAGGGCCTGACGCTGAGCCCGGACCTGGCCGTGCTGAACCTGGAGGGCACCGGCCTGATCGGCGTGCCGGGCACGGCCGAGCGGGTGTTCGCCTCGTTGCGCAACGCGCACGTGTCGGTAGTGATGATCTCGCAGGGGTCGTCGGAGCATTCGATCTGCTGCGTGGTCAAGCAGGCCGAGGCGGTGCGGGCGCGTGATGCACTGCTGCAGGCCTTCGCCCATGAACTCAACCTGGGCCAGGTGCAGCGCGTGCAGCTCACCGACAACGTCAGCGTGCTGGCGGCGGTCGGGGATGGCATGGCCGGGCAGCCGGGCGTGGCCGCACGCCTGTTCGAATCGCTGGGGCGGGCGCAGGTCAACATCCTGGCGATCGCGCAGGGTTCGTCCGAGCGCAACATCTCGGTCGCCGTCGACAGCCGCCACGCCACCAAGGCACTGCGCGCCGCCCATGCCGGGTTCTGGCTGTCACCGCAGACCTTCTCGGTGGGCGTGATCGGGCCGGGCAACGTCGGCGCGGCGCTGCTGGACCAGCTGCAGGCAGCGCAGTCGCAGCTGCTCGGGCGTGCCAACGTCGACCTGCGGTTGCGCGCGGTGGCCTCGCGCAGCCGCATGGTGCTTGATCAGCGCGGCCTGCACGGCGACTGGCGCAGCGCACTGACCGCATCGTCCGAAGCCACCGATCTGGAGGCCTTCACCGAACACCTGCTGTCGGCCCACCTGCCGCATGCGCTGGTGATCGACTGCAGCGGCAGCGCCGAGGTGGCCGACCGCTATGCCGGGTGGCTGGCGGCCGGCATCCACGTGGTGACCCCGAACAAACAGGCCGGCGCCGGCCCGTTGCCGCGCTACCAGGCCATCCGCGAGGCGGCCGCCGCCAGCGGTGCACGTTTCCGCTACGAAGCCACGGTGGGGGCCGGCCTGCCGGTGATCACCACGTTGCGCGACCTGGTCGATACCGGCGACGAGGTGCTGGCCATCGACGGCATCTTCTCCGGCACGCTGGCGTGGCTGTTCAACAAGTACGACGGCCAGGTGCCGTTCTCGCAGCTGGTGGCGCAGGCCCGCGGCATGGGCTACACCGAGCCGGACCCGCGCGATGACCTGTCGGGCGTGGATGTGGCGCGCAAGCTGGTGATCCTGGCGCGCGAGGCCGGGCGCGATCTGAGCCTGGAGCAGGTGCAGGTGGAGAGCCTGGTGCCCGAGGCGCTGCGCCAGGCCGGAGTGGAGGAGTTCATGGCGGGGCTGGATGCGGTGGATGCGGTCTTCGCAGAGCGCCTCGCCGCGGCCCACGCGCGGGGCGCGGTGTTGCGTTACGTGGCGCGGCTGTCGCCTGACGGTGCGCAGGTAGGGCTGGTGGAGCTGCCGGGCGGGCACGCGTTCGCGAACCTGCGCCTGACCGACAACGTGGTGCAGTTCACCACGCGCCGCTACTGCGACAACCCGCTGGTGGTGCAGGGCCCCGGTGCGGGCCCCGAAGTGACCGCCGCCGGCGTGTTCGCCGATGTGCTGCGGGTGGCGGTGGGTGAAGGAGCGCGCCTGTGA